Proteins encoded within one genomic window of Rhododendron vialii isolate Sample 1 chromosome 1a, ASM3025357v1:
- the LOC131330134 gene encoding uncharacterized protein LOC131330134: MAGPGTREVLNLRRRRPAGRGRGAVHGTPGAGTSRATPVSPQEPPEKRTRREGGDGDGDGGGQETILIKEEREEAGWGTDGAEEGSWVNPRELPWALEFQHFAGRPIHHADSVKNLGVAFGMLQGSILPRDARAVTGLTEDITAEIAQALFNAKARALAINDRCKKQEEKTDKLARELARKEEDLKLACETCELYLADFRRCDRERVEAEARVAKAEEDANTLRVTRATEVDFARKGGYDEGWDAAGVEYKKQVREIEAELHRDRFLDGLRYGHEALLRKLNLPEDSDLRILPEAPTEELVLPEEEEVVVEPASEDQGLGSQADPNAPASED; the protein is encoded by the exons ATGGCGGGCCCAGGAACCCGAGAGGTGTTGAACCTGAGGCGCCGAAGGCCTGCTGGCCGGGGCAGGGGGGCAGTCCACGGTACTCCTGGTGCCGGGACTTCAAGGGCGACCCCAGTCTCACCGCAggagcctccggagaagaggACTCGACGGGAGGGGGGAGACGGAGACGGAGACGGAGGAGGTCAGGAGACGATCCTGATCAAGGAGGAGCGGGAAGAGGCCGGATGGGGGACCGATGGAGCGGAGGAGGGCTCTTGGGTCAATCCGAGGGAACTCCCCTGGGCTCTAGAGTTCCAGCACTTTGCTGGCCGCCCGATCCACCATGCCGACAGTGTCAAAAACCTCGGCGTGGCCTTCGGGATGCTCCAAGGAAGCATTCTTCCTAGGGACGCCCGGGCTGTCACCGGCTTGACCGAGGACATTACGGCCGAGATAGCTCAGGCCCTCTTCAat GCTAAAGCTCGGGCATTGGCCATCAATGACCGATGCAAAAAGCAGGAAGAGAAGACTGACAAGCTTGCTCGGGAGCTGGCTCGGAAAGAGGAAGACCTCAAATTGGCTTGTGAGACTTGCGAGCTCTACCTGGCGGACTTCCGAAGGTGCGACAGGGAGAGAGTGGAGGCAGAGGCCAGAGTcgccaaggccgaggaggatgccaacacACTGCGAGTCACCAGGGCCACAGAGGTTGACTTTGCGAGGAAgggaggctacgatgaaggctgggatgcagccggagtagagtacaaaaagcaggttcgggagattgaggctgagctgcatcgggaccgtttcttggacggccttcggtatggccatgaagccttGTTGAGGAAGCTCAACCTCCCTGAAGATTCTGACCTCCGGATACTTCCTGAGGCGCCTACCGAGGAGCTTGTACTTCCCGAggaagaggaggtggtggtggagcctGCGTCCGAGGACCAGGGCCTCGGGAGCCAAGCCGATCCAAATGCTCCTGCGTCTGAGGACTAG